The following are from one region of the Siniperca chuatsi isolate FFG_IHB_CAS linkage group LG13, ASM2008510v1, whole genome shotgun sequence genome:
- the si:ch211-188c16.1 gene encoding uncharacterized protein si:ch211-188c16.1 isoform X4: MEEEGLINFKALRAKFQEEALLVQSKAIRPAVSEKPKHLPPPGGHCTSMVSSINIAVENKTPVVPRVIFRDGLRTSGGKRPISFPPLPQHTFPSSQLANGDGTTRQSLKDRHMPLVLPVLPVKEQKTELPAKKEHKLEPEPVKEVPPQTKIKKKGLLLPFKSAKVSKVCAENGEEPSYSDLTTRPSSAPGELPSVEKQTTEDGVLLQSDQSTAEFPPSSPDIPITPPSAETSVDSDNKIISTLEKAKKKFSRRQMLISAKPKSLRSPDYVSRDKVFPSPPKNIESVKPELPIPPPVFLPHLACISARPFFKANNSAHKSALNKQLGRDKAELPSVRTGEPHSPSTPPKKPLPDLRSLGPLPPKPLRPPLVDLSCYHLPTVNEVSPSLSQAPSEEPESEQPSSVLDAPEFPDFENSEMEIAGEAVDIGALELEALDLVSTHLPVPDNCGVTDFEDTQPDLSVCDPVEPLMSTGVQDLNLGSPNIIHLDPASFPEPKNLSEFSEPAVAEQWSQILDPLSNSQADETDLETAESHSAAEEADSGNHAALNDGIQPHTSVYQQGGYNEACNNVYEDVENTNKLILGQNSRKRKGGLKNPYADNHPMKEEACLNIWPRNPWGSISGEHAHLAHSHVHSKERQSPNTADHKEQKKREKHRLEKEKKEQKEREKKENEMKKKFKVTGEEEPMYHAKVMVASKVRKNDLPVKSGDTVSIIRTTNCPKGKWLARDANHKYGYISVMNVELNIKEMLELGKKAQAAGRGGNLEGDTISIGSRSSSHPVLSSSFTDDSEEWAYEDETLSPSNESHSFALQTASMSEMSCGHVSAQHTLSDANLEDLHTQTRHEALQKLAIFFQHSKDEFGDIPGSGGATPTNAQPPNFLCAVEEPPYPEQEVDFTELELLPPPPLYADAF, from the exons ATGGAAGAG gAGGGACTGATCAACTTCAAAGCTCTGAGGGCCAAGTTTCAGGAAGAGGCCCTCCTGGTTCAATCCAAAGCCATTCGACCAGCTGTTTCAGAGAAACCCAAACACCTTCCTCCACCTGGAGGTCACTGCACCTCCATGGTTAGCAGTATTAATATTGCTGTAGAAAACAAGACCCCAGTGGTTCCCCGGGTTATCTTCAGAGATGGGCTGCGGACATCTGGAGGCAAGCGACCAATTTCCTTTCCACCACTACCTCAGCATACCTTCCCCTCATCCCAGCTCGCTAATGGAGACGGCACAACAAGGCAGTCCCTCAAAGACCGACACATGCCTCTGGTGCTTCCTGTCCTGCCTGTAAAAGAGCAGAAGACAGAGCTGCCAGCCAAAAAGGAGCACAAACTGGAACCAGAGCCAGTGAAAGAAGTCCCGCCACAAACTAAAATCAAGAAGAAAGGTTTGCTGCTACCTTTCAAGTCAGCCAAAGTATCAAAAGTCTGTGCAGAAAACGGAGAGGAGCCTTCGTATTCTGATTTGACCACCAGACCTTCCAGTGCTCCTGGCGAGTTGCCCTCTGTggaaaaacaaaccacagaagATGGGGTTTTGCTCCAAAGTGACCAATCAACTGCTGAGTTCCCCCCCTCCAGCCCAGATATCCCAATCACCCCTCCTTCTGCAGAGACAAGTGTTGACTCCGACAACAAAATCATTAGCACCTTGGAGAAGGCCAAGAAGAAGTTTTCACGCAGGCAGATGTTGATATCTGCCAAACCTAAGAGCTTGCGTTCCCCTGACTACGTCTCAAGAGACAAGGTGTTCCCTTCGCCGCCAAAGAACATCGAAAGTGTCAAGCCTGAGCTACCCATACCCCCACCAGTGTTTCTTCCGCACCTGGCTTGTATTTCGGCTCGGCCTTTCTTCAAAGCCAACAACTCTGCACACA AGTCTGCATTAAATAAGCAGCTTGGCAGGGATAAAGCTGAACTTCCCTCTGTCAGGACTGGTGAACCTCATTCACCCTCTACTCCTCCAAAGAAGCCTCTACCTGATCTGAGGTCATTGGGGCCATTGCCACCAAAGCCCCTCAGACCTCCACTAGTAGATCTCAGCTGTTACCATCTACCCACAGTTAACG AGGTGTCACCAAGTCTTAGCCAAGCACCAAGTGAAGAGCCAGAGTCTGAGCAGCCATCATCTGTACTAGACGCTCCGGAGTTTCCAGACTTTGAGAATTCCGAGATGGAAATAGCAGGTGAAGCTGTTGACATTGGTGCACTTGAACTGGAGGCCTTAGACTTAGTCAGCACTCACCTTCCTGTACCAGATAACTGCGGGGTCACTGATTTTGAGGATACACAACCTGACTTGTCAGTGTGTGATCCTGTAGAGCCCCTTATGAGCACCGGCGTCCAAGATCTAAACCTTGGCAGTCCAAACATAATACACCTCGATCCAGCCAGCTTCCCTGAACCAAAAAACCTTTCAGAGTTCTCAGAGCCTGCTGTAGCAGAGCAGTGGTCTCAGATCTTAGATCCGCTTTCTAACTCTCAAGCTGATGAGACTGATCTGGAAACTGCAGAGTCCCACTCTGCTGCAGAGGAAGCAGACAGTGGTAACCACGCAGCATTGAATGATGGGATTCAACCACATACGAG TGTATATCAACAGGGCGGCTACAATGAAGCGTGCAATAATGTGTATGAGGATGTCGAGAACACCAACAAATTAATCTTGGGCCAGAACTCACGTAAACGAAAAGGTGGTCTGAAGA ATCCATATGCTGACAACCACCCTATG AAAGAAGAGGCGTGTCTCAACATATGGCCACGGAATCCCTG GGGCAGCATATCAGGAGAACATGCTCATTTGGCCCATAGTCATGTCCACAG taaagAACGCCAAAGCCCCAACACTGCAGATCATaaagaacagaagaagagggagaagcATCGactggagaaggagaaaaaggagcaaaaagaaagggagaagaaGGAAAACGAAATGAAAAAGAAGTTCAAA GTGACGGGCGAAGAGGAGCCCATGTACCACGCCAAGGTGATGGTGGCTAGCAAGGTTCGCAAGAATGACCTCCCTGTGAAGAGCGGGGACACAGTCAGCATCATTCGCACCACCAACTGCCCCAAAGGCAAATGGTTGGCTAGAGACGCCAACCACAAGT ACGGTTATATTTCAGTAATGAATGTGGAACTAAATATCAAGGAGATGCTGGAACTTGGCAAGAAGGCCCAAGCAGCTGGACGAGGAGGCAACCTGGAGGGAGATACCATCAGCATTGGGAGCAG aTCCTCTAGCCACCCTGTACTATCAAGCAGTT tCACAGATGACAGTGAGGAGTGGGCATATGAAGATGAGACCCTCTCACCCTCCAATGAAAGCCA TAGCTTTGCCCTGCAGACTGCCTCAATGTCCGAGATGT CATGTGGCCATGTCAGCGCCCAGCACACTCTGAGCGATGCCAACCTGGAGgacttacacacaca GACCAGACATGAGGCCCTGCAGAAACTAGCCATCTTCTTTCAACACAGCAAAGATGAATTTGGTGACATCCCTGGTAGTGGAGGAGCAACGCCTACAAA TGCTCAGCCACCAA ACTTCTTGTGTGCTGTTGAGGAGCCTCCATATCC TGAACAGGAGGTTGACTTCACGGAGCTGGAACTCCTTCCTCCCCCGCCACTATATGCTGACGCCTTCTGA
- the si:ch211-188c16.1 gene encoding uncharacterized protein si:ch211-188c16.1 isoform X1, whose translation MEEEGLINFKALRAKFQEEALLVQSKAIRPAVSEKPKHLPPPGGHCTSMVSSINIAVENKTPVVPRVIFRDGLRTSGGKRPISFPPLPQHTFPSSQLANGDGTTRQSLKDRHMPLVLPVLPVKEQKTELPAKKEHKLEPEPVKEVPPQTKIKKKGLLLPFKSAKVSKVCAENGEEPSYSDLTTRPSSAPGELPSVEKQTTEDGVLLQSDQSTAEFPPSSPDIPITPPSAETSVDSDNKIISTLEKAKKKFSRRQMLISAKPKSLRSPDYVSRDKVFPSPPKNIESVKPELPIPPPVFLPHLACISARPFFKANNSAHKSALNKQLGRDKAELPSVRTGEPHSPSTPPKKPLPDLRSLGPLPPKPLRPPLVDLSCYHLPTVNEVSPSLSQAPSEEPESEQPSSVLDAPEFPDFENSEMEIAGEAVDIGALELEALDLVSTHLPVPDNCGVTDFEDTQPDLSVCDPVEPLMSTGVQDLNLGSPNIIHLDPASFPEPKNLSEFSEPAVAEQWSQILDPLSNSQADETDLETAESHSAAEEADSGNHAALNDGIQPHTSVYQQGGYNEACNNVYEDVENTNKLILGQNSRKRKGGLKNPYADNHPMKEEACLNIWPRNPWGSISGEHAHLAHSHVHSKERQSPNTADHKEQKKREKHRLEKEKKEQKEREKKENEMKKKFKVTGEEEPMYHAKVMVASKVRKNDLPVKSGDTVSIIRTTNCPKGKWLARDANHKYGYISVMNVELNIKEMLELGKKAQAAGRGGNLEGDTISIGSRSSSHPVLSSSFTDDSEEWAYEDETLSPSNESHSFALQTASMSEMSCGHVSAQHTLSDANLEDLHTHLSSTFRTRHEALQKLAIFFQHSKDEFGDIPGSGGATPTNAQPPNFLCAVEEPPYPEQEVDFTELELLPPPPLYADAF comes from the exons ATGGAAGAG gAGGGACTGATCAACTTCAAAGCTCTGAGGGCCAAGTTTCAGGAAGAGGCCCTCCTGGTTCAATCCAAAGCCATTCGACCAGCTGTTTCAGAGAAACCCAAACACCTTCCTCCACCTGGAGGTCACTGCACCTCCATGGTTAGCAGTATTAATATTGCTGTAGAAAACAAGACCCCAGTGGTTCCCCGGGTTATCTTCAGAGATGGGCTGCGGACATCTGGAGGCAAGCGACCAATTTCCTTTCCACCACTACCTCAGCATACCTTCCCCTCATCCCAGCTCGCTAATGGAGACGGCACAACAAGGCAGTCCCTCAAAGACCGACACATGCCTCTGGTGCTTCCTGTCCTGCCTGTAAAAGAGCAGAAGACAGAGCTGCCAGCCAAAAAGGAGCACAAACTGGAACCAGAGCCAGTGAAAGAAGTCCCGCCACAAACTAAAATCAAGAAGAAAGGTTTGCTGCTACCTTTCAAGTCAGCCAAAGTATCAAAAGTCTGTGCAGAAAACGGAGAGGAGCCTTCGTATTCTGATTTGACCACCAGACCTTCCAGTGCTCCTGGCGAGTTGCCCTCTGTggaaaaacaaaccacagaagATGGGGTTTTGCTCCAAAGTGACCAATCAACTGCTGAGTTCCCCCCCTCCAGCCCAGATATCCCAATCACCCCTCCTTCTGCAGAGACAAGTGTTGACTCCGACAACAAAATCATTAGCACCTTGGAGAAGGCCAAGAAGAAGTTTTCACGCAGGCAGATGTTGATATCTGCCAAACCTAAGAGCTTGCGTTCCCCTGACTACGTCTCAAGAGACAAGGTGTTCCCTTCGCCGCCAAAGAACATCGAAAGTGTCAAGCCTGAGCTACCCATACCCCCACCAGTGTTTCTTCCGCACCTGGCTTGTATTTCGGCTCGGCCTTTCTTCAAAGCCAACAACTCTGCACACA AGTCTGCATTAAATAAGCAGCTTGGCAGGGATAAAGCTGAACTTCCCTCTGTCAGGACTGGTGAACCTCATTCACCCTCTACTCCTCCAAAGAAGCCTCTACCTGATCTGAGGTCATTGGGGCCATTGCCACCAAAGCCCCTCAGACCTCCACTAGTAGATCTCAGCTGTTACCATCTACCCACAGTTAACG AGGTGTCACCAAGTCTTAGCCAAGCACCAAGTGAAGAGCCAGAGTCTGAGCAGCCATCATCTGTACTAGACGCTCCGGAGTTTCCAGACTTTGAGAATTCCGAGATGGAAATAGCAGGTGAAGCTGTTGACATTGGTGCACTTGAACTGGAGGCCTTAGACTTAGTCAGCACTCACCTTCCTGTACCAGATAACTGCGGGGTCACTGATTTTGAGGATACACAACCTGACTTGTCAGTGTGTGATCCTGTAGAGCCCCTTATGAGCACCGGCGTCCAAGATCTAAACCTTGGCAGTCCAAACATAATACACCTCGATCCAGCCAGCTTCCCTGAACCAAAAAACCTTTCAGAGTTCTCAGAGCCTGCTGTAGCAGAGCAGTGGTCTCAGATCTTAGATCCGCTTTCTAACTCTCAAGCTGATGAGACTGATCTGGAAACTGCAGAGTCCCACTCTGCTGCAGAGGAAGCAGACAGTGGTAACCACGCAGCATTGAATGATGGGATTCAACCACATACGAG TGTATATCAACAGGGCGGCTACAATGAAGCGTGCAATAATGTGTATGAGGATGTCGAGAACACCAACAAATTAATCTTGGGCCAGAACTCACGTAAACGAAAAGGTGGTCTGAAGA ATCCATATGCTGACAACCACCCTATG AAAGAAGAGGCGTGTCTCAACATATGGCCACGGAATCCCTG GGGCAGCATATCAGGAGAACATGCTCATTTGGCCCATAGTCATGTCCACAG taaagAACGCCAAAGCCCCAACACTGCAGATCATaaagaacagaagaagagggagaagcATCGactggagaaggagaaaaaggagcaaaaagaaagggagaagaaGGAAAACGAAATGAAAAAGAAGTTCAAA GTGACGGGCGAAGAGGAGCCCATGTACCACGCCAAGGTGATGGTGGCTAGCAAGGTTCGCAAGAATGACCTCCCTGTGAAGAGCGGGGACACAGTCAGCATCATTCGCACCACCAACTGCCCCAAAGGCAAATGGTTGGCTAGAGACGCCAACCACAAGT ACGGTTATATTTCAGTAATGAATGTGGAACTAAATATCAAGGAGATGCTGGAACTTGGCAAGAAGGCCCAAGCAGCTGGACGAGGAGGCAACCTGGAGGGAGATACCATCAGCATTGGGAGCAG aTCCTCTAGCCACCCTGTACTATCAAGCAGTT tCACAGATGACAGTGAGGAGTGGGCATATGAAGATGAGACCCTCTCACCCTCCAATGAAAGCCA TAGCTTTGCCCTGCAGACTGCCTCAATGTCCGAGATGT CATGTGGCCATGTCAGCGCCCAGCACACTCTGAGCGATGCCAACCTGGAGgacttacacacaca TTTGTCTTCAACCTTTAGGACCAGACATGAGGCCCTGCAGAAACTAGCCATCTTCTTTCAACACAGCAAAGATGAATTTGGTGACATCCCTGGTAGTGGAGGAGCAACGCCTACAAA TGCTCAGCCACCAA ACTTCTTGTGTGCTGTTGAGGAGCCTCCATATCC TGAACAGGAGGTTGACTTCACGGAGCTGGAACTCCTTCCTCCCCCGCCACTATATGCTGACGCCTTCTGA
- the si:ch211-188c16.1 gene encoding uncharacterized protein si:ch211-188c16.1 isoform X2, with protein sequence MEEEGLINFKALRAKFQEEALLVQSKAIRPAVSEKPKHLPPPGGHCTSMVSSINIAVENKTPVVPRVIFRDGLRTSGGKRPISFPPLPQHTFPSSQLANGDGTTRQSLKDRHMPLVLPVLPVKEQKTELPAKKEHKLEPEPVKEVPPQTKIKKKGLLLPFKSAKVSKVCAENGEEPSYSDLTTRPSSAPGELPSVEKQTTEDGVLLQSDQSTAEFPPSSPDIPITPPSAETSVDSDNKIISTLEKAKKKFSRRQMLISAKPKSLRSPDYVSRDKVFPSPPKNIESVKPELPIPPPVFLPHLACISARPFFKANNSAHKSALNKQLGRDKAELPSVRTGEPHSPSTPPKKPLPDLRSLGPLPPKPLRPPLVDLSCYHLPTVNEVSPSLSQAPSEEPESEQPSSVLDAPEFPDFENSEMEIAGEAVDIGALELEALDLVSTHLPVPDNCGVTDFEDTQPDLSVCDPVEPLMSTGVQDLNLGSPNIIHLDPASFPEPKNLSEFSEPAVAEQWSQILDPLSNSQADETDLETAESHSAAEEADSGNHAALNDGIQPHTSVYQQGGYNEACNNVYEDVENTNKLILGQNSRKRKGGLKNPYADNHPMKEEACLNIWPRNPWGSISGEHAHLAHSHVHSKERQSPNTADHKEQKKREKHRLEKEKKEQKEREKKENEMKKKFKVTGEEEPMYHAKVMVASKVRKNDLPVKSGDTVSIIRTTNCPKGKWLARDANHKYGYISVMNVELNIKEMLELGKKAQAAGRGGNLEGDTISIGSRSSSHPVLSSSFTDDSEEWAYEDETLSPSNESHFALQTASMSEMSCGHVSAQHTLSDANLEDLHTHLSSTFRTRHEALQKLAIFFQHSKDEFGDIPGSGGATPTNAQPPNFLCAVEEPPYPEQEVDFTELELLPPPPLYADAF encoded by the exons ATGGAAGAG gAGGGACTGATCAACTTCAAAGCTCTGAGGGCCAAGTTTCAGGAAGAGGCCCTCCTGGTTCAATCCAAAGCCATTCGACCAGCTGTTTCAGAGAAACCCAAACACCTTCCTCCACCTGGAGGTCACTGCACCTCCATGGTTAGCAGTATTAATATTGCTGTAGAAAACAAGACCCCAGTGGTTCCCCGGGTTATCTTCAGAGATGGGCTGCGGACATCTGGAGGCAAGCGACCAATTTCCTTTCCACCACTACCTCAGCATACCTTCCCCTCATCCCAGCTCGCTAATGGAGACGGCACAACAAGGCAGTCCCTCAAAGACCGACACATGCCTCTGGTGCTTCCTGTCCTGCCTGTAAAAGAGCAGAAGACAGAGCTGCCAGCCAAAAAGGAGCACAAACTGGAACCAGAGCCAGTGAAAGAAGTCCCGCCACAAACTAAAATCAAGAAGAAAGGTTTGCTGCTACCTTTCAAGTCAGCCAAAGTATCAAAAGTCTGTGCAGAAAACGGAGAGGAGCCTTCGTATTCTGATTTGACCACCAGACCTTCCAGTGCTCCTGGCGAGTTGCCCTCTGTggaaaaacaaaccacagaagATGGGGTTTTGCTCCAAAGTGACCAATCAACTGCTGAGTTCCCCCCCTCCAGCCCAGATATCCCAATCACCCCTCCTTCTGCAGAGACAAGTGTTGACTCCGACAACAAAATCATTAGCACCTTGGAGAAGGCCAAGAAGAAGTTTTCACGCAGGCAGATGTTGATATCTGCCAAACCTAAGAGCTTGCGTTCCCCTGACTACGTCTCAAGAGACAAGGTGTTCCCTTCGCCGCCAAAGAACATCGAAAGTGTCAAGCCTGAGCTACCCATACCCCCACCAGTGTTTCTTCCGCACCTGGCTTGTATTTCGGCTCGGCCTTTCTTCAAAGCCAACAACTCTGCACACA AGTCTGCATTAAATAAGCAGCTTGGCAGGGATAAAGCTGAACTTCCCTCTGTCAGGACTGGTGAACCTCATTCACCCTCTACTCCTCCAAAGAAGCCTCTACCTGATCTGAGGTCATTGGGGCCATTGCCACCAAAGCCCCTCAGACCTCCACTAGTAGATCTCAGCTGTTACCATCTACCCACAGTTAACG AGGTGTCACCAAGTCTTAGCCAAGCACCAAGTGAAGAGCCAGAGTCTGAGCAGCCATCATCTGTACTAGACGCTCCGGAGTTTCCAGACTTTGAGAATTCCGAGATGGAAATAGCAGGTGAAGCTGTTGACATTGGTGCACTTGAACTGGAGGCCTTAGACTTAGTCAGCACTCACCTTCCTGTACCAGATAACTGCGGGGTCACTGATTTTGAGGATACACAACCTGACTTGTCAGTGTGTGATCCTGTAGAGCCCCTTATGAGCACCGGCGTCCAAGATCTAAACCTTGGCAGTCCAAACATAATACACCTCGATCCAGCCAGCTTCCCTGAACCAAAAAACCTTTCAGAGTTCTCAGAGCCTGCTGTAGCAGAGCAGTGGTCTCAGATCTTAGATCCGCTTTCTAACTCTCAAGCTGATGAGACTGATCTGGAAACTGCAGAGTCCCACTCTGCTGCAGAGGAAGCAGACAGTGGTAACCACGCAGCATTGAATGATGGGATTCAACCACATACGAG TGTATATCAACAGGGCGGCTACAATGAAGCGTGCAATAATGTGTATGAGGATGTCGAGAACACCAACAAATTAATCTTGGGCCAGAACTCACGTAAACGAAAAGGTGGTCTGAAGA ATCCATATGCTGACAACCACCCTATG AAAGAAGAGGCGTGTCTCAACATATGGCCACGGAATCCCTG GGGCAGCATATCAGGAGAACATGCTCATTTGGCCCATAGTCATGTCCACAG taaagAACGCCAAAGCCCCAACACTGCAGATCATaaagaacagaagaagagggagaagcATCGactggagaaggagaaaaaggagcaaaaagaaagggagaagaaGGAAAACGAAATGAAAAAGAAGTTCAAA GTGACGGGCGAAGAGGAGCCCATGTACCACGCCAAGGTGATGGTGGCTAGCAAGGTTCGCAAGAATGACCTCCCTGTGAAGAGCGGGGACACAGTCAGCATCATTCGCACCACCAACTGCCCCAAAGGCAAATGGTTGGCTAGAGACGCCAACCACAAGT ACGGTTATATTTCAGTAATGAATGTGGAACTAAATATCAAGGAGATGCTGGAACTTGGCAAGAAGGCCCAAGCAGCTGGACGAGGAGGCAACCTGGAGGGAGATACCATCAGCATTGGGAGCAG aTCCTCTAGCCACCCTGTACTATCAAGCAGTT tCACAGATGACAGTGAGGAGTGGGCATATGAAGATGAGACCCTCTCACCCTCCAATGAAAGCCA CTTTGCCCTGCAGACTGCCTCAATGTCCGAGATGT CATGTGGCCATGTCAGCGCCCAGCACACTCTGAGCGATGCCAACCTGGAGgacttacacacaca TTTGTCTTCAACCTTTAGGACCAGACATGAGGCCCTGCAGAAACTAGCCATCTTCTTTCAACACAGCAAAGATGAATTTGGTGACATCCCTGGTAGTGGAGGAGCAACGCCTACAAA TGCTCAGCCACCAA ACTTCTTGTGTGCTGTTGAGGAGCCTCCATATCC TGAACAGGAGGTTGACTTCACGGAGCTGGAACTCCTTCCTCCCCCGCCACTATATGCTGACGCCTTCTGA
- the si:ch211-188c16.1 gene encoding uncharacterized protein si:ch211-188c16.1 isoform X3, giving the protein MEEEGLINFKALRAKFQEEALLVQSKAIRPAVSEKPKHLPPPGGHCTSMVSSINIAVENKTPVVPRVIFRDGLRTSGGKRPISFPPLPQHTFPSSQLANGDGTTRQSLKDRHMPLVLPVLPVKEQKTELPAKKEHKLEPEPVKEVPPQTKIKKKGLLLPFKSAKVSKVCAENGEEPSYSDLTTRPSSAPGELPSVEKQTTEDGVLLQSDQSTAEFPPSSPDIPITPPSAETSVDSDNKIISTLEKAKKKFSRRQMLISAKPKSLRSPDYVSRDKVFPSPPKNIESVKPELPIPPPVFLPHLACISARPFFKANNSAHKSALNKQLGRDKAELPSVRTGEPHSPSTPPKKPLPDLRSLGPLPPKPLRPPLVDLSCYHLPTVNEVSPSLSQAPSEEPESEQPSSVLDAPEFPDFENSEMEIAGEAVDIGALELEALDLVSTHLPVPDNCGVTDFEDTQPDLSVCDPVEPLMSTGVQDLNLGSPNIIHLDPASFPEPKNLSEFSEPAVAEQWSQILDPLSNSQADETDLETAESHSAAEEADSGNHAALNDGIQPHTSVYQQGGYNEACNNVYEDVENTNKLILGQNSRKRKDPYADNHPMKEEACLNIWPRNPWGSISGEHAHLAHSHVHSKERQSPNTADHKEQKKREKHRLEKEKKEQKEREKKENEMKKKFKVTGEEEPMYHAKVMVASKVRKNDLPVKSGDTVSIIRTTNCPKGKWLARDANHKYGYISVMNVELNIKEMLELGKKAQAAGRGGNLEGDTISIGSRSSSHPVLSSSFTDDSEEWAYEDETLSPSNESHSFALQTASMSEMSCGHVSAQHTLSDANLEDLHTHLSSTFRTRHEALQKLAIFFQHSKDEFGDIPGSGGATPTNAQPPNFLCAVEEPPYPEQEVDFTELELLPPPPLYADAF; this is encoded by the exons ATGGAAGAG gAGGGACTGATCAACTTCAAAGCTCTGAGGGCCAAGTTTCAGGAAGAGGCCCTCCTGGTTCAATCCAAAGCCATTCGACCAGCTGTTTCAGAGAAACCCAAACACCTTCCTCCACCTGGAGGTCACTGCACCTCCATGGTTAGCAGTATTAATATTGCTGTAGAAAACAAGACCCCAGTGGTTCCCCGGGTTATCTTCAGAGATGGGCTGCGGACATCTGGAGGCAAGCGACCAATTTCCTTTCCACCACTACCTCAGCATACCTTCCCCTCATCCCAGCTCGCTAATGGAGACGGCACAACAAGGCAGTCCCTCAAAGACCGACACATGCCTCTGGTGCTTCCTGTCCTGCCTGTAAAAGAGCAGAAGACAGAGCTGCCAGCCAAAAAGGAGCACAAACTGGAACCAGAGCCAGTGAAAGAAGTCCCGCCACAAACTAAAATCAAGAAGAAAGGTTTGCTGCTACCTTTCAAGTCAGCCAAAGTATCAAAAGTCTGTGCAGAAAACGGAGAGGAGCCTTCGTATTCTGATTTGACCACCAGACCTTCCAGTGCTCCTGGCGAGTTGCCCTCTGTggaaaaacaaaccacagaagATGGGGTTTTGCTCCAAAGTGACCAATCAACTGCTGAGTTCCCCCCCTCCAGCCCAGATATCCCAATCACCCCTCCTTCTGCAGAGACAAGTGTTGACTCCGACAACAAAATCATTAGCACCTTGGAGAAGGCCAAGAAGAAGTTTTCACGCAGGCAGATGTTGATATCTGCCAAACCTAAGAGCTTGCGTTCCCCTGACTACGTCTCAAGAGACAAGGTGTTCCCTTCGCCGCCAAAGAACATCGAAAGTGTCAAGCCTGAGCTACCCATACCCCCACCAGTGTTTCTTCCGCACCTGGCTTGTATTTCGGCTCGGCCTTTCTTCAAAGCCAACAACTCTGCACACA AGTCTGCATTAAATAAGCAGCTTGGCAGGGATAAAGCTGAACTTCCCTCTGTCAGGACTGGTGAACCTCATTCACCCTCTACTCCTCCAAAGAAGCCTCTACCTGATCTGAGGTCATTGGGGCCATTGCCACCAAAGCCCCTCAGACCTCCACTAGTAGATCTCAGCTGTTACCATCTACCCACAGTTAACG AGGTGTCACCAAGTCTTAGCCAAGCACCAAGTGAAGAGCCAGAGTCTGAGCAGCCATCATCTGTACTAGACGCTCCGGAGTTTCCAGACTTTGAGAATTCCGAGATGGAAATAGCAGGTGAAGCTGTTGACATTGGTGCACTTGAACTGGAGGCCTTAGACTTAGTCAGCACTCACCTTCCTGTACCAGATAACTGCGGGGTCACTGATTTTGAGGATACACAACCTGACTTGTCAGTGTGTGATCCTGTAGAGCCCCTTATGAGCACCGGCGTCCAAGATCTAAACCTTGGCAGTCCAAACATAATACACCTCGATCCAGCCAGCTTCCCTGAACCAAAAAACCTTTCAGAGTTCTCAGAGCCTGCTGTAGCAGAGCAGTGGTCTCAGATCTTAGATCCGCTTTCTAACTCTCAAGCTGATGAGACTGATCTGGAAACTGCAGAGTCCCACTCTGCTGCAGAGGAAGCAGACAGTGGTAACCACGCAGCATTGAATGATGGGATTCAACCACATACGAG TGTATATCAACAGGGCGGCTACAATGAAGCGTGCAATAATGTGTATGAGGATGTCGAGAACACCAACAAATTAATCTTGGGCCAGAACTCACGTAAACGAAAAG ATCCATATGCTGACAACCACCCTATG AAAGAAGAGGCGTGTCTCAACATATGGCCACGGAATCCCTG GGGCAGCATATCAGGAGAACATGCTCATTTGGCCCATAGTCATGTCCACAG taaagAACGCCAAAGCCCCAACACTGCAGATCATaaagaacagaagaagagggagaagcATCGactggagaaggagaaaaaggagcaaaaagaaagggagaagaaGGAAAACGAAATGAAAAAGAAGTTCAAA GTGACGGGCGAAGAGGAGCCCATGTACCACGCCAAGGTGATGGTGGCTAGCAAGGTTCGCAAGAATGACCTCCCTGTGAAGAGCGGGGACACAGTCAGCATCATTCGCACCACCAACTGCCCCAAAGGCAAATGGTTGGCTAGAGACGCCAACCACAAGT ACGGTTATATTTCAGTAATGAATGTGGAACTAAATATCAAGGAGATGCTGGAACTTGGCAAGAAGGCCCAAGCAGCTGGACGAGGAGGCAACCTGGAGGGAGATACCATCAGCATTGGGAGCAG aTCCTCTAGCCACCCTGTACTATCAAGCAGTT tCACAGATGACAGTGAGGAGTGGGCATATGAAGATGAGACCCTCTCACCCTCCAATGAAAGCCA TAGCTTTGCCCTGCAGACTGCCTCAATGTCCGAGATGT CATGTGGCCATGTCAGCGCCCAGCACACTCTGAGCGATGCCAACCTGGAGgacttacacacaca TTTGTCTTCAACCTTTAGGACCAGACATGAGGCCCTGCAGAAACTAGCCATCTTCTTTCAACACAGCAAAGATGAATTTGGTGACATCCCTGGTAGTGGAGGAGCAACGCCTACAAA TGCTCAGCCACCAA ACTTCTTGTGTGCTGTTGAGGAGCCTCCATATCC TGAACAGGAGGTTGACTTCACGGAGCTGGAACTCCTTCCTCCCCCGCCACTATATGCTGACGCCTTCTGA